In one window of Qipengyuania profundimaris DNA:
- a CDS encoding DUF3035 domain-containing protein — translation MTKFARIALIAGLGAMTAACGSGGLLNRDRPDEFAVQRQAPLVVPPDFNLEPPAPGAPRPAEGTTAEQALDALFGGPAPRSSVETSVLDRAGAAAPGIRSSVGDPGTATVAKGSVTRDIIAAPEGDGATAVAVIPG, via the coding sequence ATGACCAAATTCGCCCGTATCGCCCTCATCGCCGGGCTCGGCGCCATGACCGCAGCCTGCGGCAGCGGCGGCCTGCTCAATCGCGACCGGCCCGACGAATTCGCCGTGCAGCGCCAGGCGCCGCTGGTGGTCCCGCCCGATTTCAACCTCGAACCGCCCGCCCCCGGCGCCCCGCGTCCGGCCGAAGGCACCACGGCGGAACAGGCGCTCGACGCCCTGTTCGGCGGTCCGGCCCCGCGCTCCAGCGTGGAAACCAGCGTCCTCGACCGCGCCGGTGCAGCAGCGCCCGGCATCCGCTCGAGCGTGGGCGATCCCGGCACTGCGACGGTGGCCAAGGGTTCGGTCACCCGCGACATCATCGCGGCACCCGAAGGCGACGGCGCAACCGCGGTCGCGGTGATACCGGGTTGA
- a CDS encoding bifunctional riboflavin kinase/FAD synthetase translates to MRFLDHRDELPESLRGAVIALGNFDGFHLGHQAVAQQAIDWARAEGRPSIIATFDPHPVRHFQPDAPPFRLTTLEQRQELYLAAGATAMLVFHFDAELAGTTAEDFVRKLLGEHLGVAGVVTGEDFTFGKARGGNFDKLVSLGNEVGIKARAATPVMDHGKPVSSSRVRDALREGDPQEAARLLTRPFAIRGIVQHGDKRGREIGYPTANLPIEHYLRPKYGIYAVTGRILSTGQDLKGAANIGVRPQFDPPKELLEPYFFDFSGDLYGQEIEVAFHHFLRGEAKFDSLDALIEQMERDCDRARELLA, encoded by the coding sequence ATGAGGTTCCTCGATCACCGCGACGAACTGCCCGAGAGCCTGCGCGGCGCAGTGATCGCGCTGGGCAATTTCGACGGCTTCCATCTCGGCCACCAGGCGGTCGCACAGCAGGCGATCGACTGGGCGCGGGCCGAGGGCCGGCCCAGCATCATCGCGACCTTCGATCCGCATCCCGTGCGCCATTTCCAGCCTGACGCGCCGCCGTTCCGCCTGACGACGCTGGAACAGCGGCAGGAACTCTACCTTGCCGCCGGGGCCACCGCGATGCTGGTGTTCCATTTCGACGCCGAACTGGCGGGTACGACGGCGGAGGATTTCGTCCGCAAGCTGCTCGGCGAGCATCTCGGTGTGGCAGGAGTGGTCACGGGCGAGGACTTCACTTTCGGCAAGGCGCGCGGAGGCAATTTCGACAAACTGGTGAGTCTCGGCAACGAGGTCGGCATCAAAGCGCGCGCTGCCACGCCGGTGATGGATCATGGCAAGCCCGTCTCCTCCAGCCGCGTGCGCGATGCCTTGCGCGAAGGTGACCCGCAGGAGGCCGCGCGGCTCCTCACGCGCCCCTTCGCGATTCGCGGCATCGTGCAGCATGGCGACAAGCGCGGGCGCGAGATCGGCTATCCCACCGCGAACCTCCCGATCGAACACTACCTGCGCCCGAAATACGGTATCTACGCCGTCACCGGGCGCATCCTCTCGACCGGGCAGGATTTGAAGGGCGCGGCGAATATCGGCGTGCGCCCGCAATTCGATCCGCCCAAGGAATTGCTCGAGCCCTATTTCTTCGACTTTTCCGGCGATCTCTACGGGCAGGAGATCGAGGTGGCCTTCCACCACTTCCTGCGCGGCGAGGCGAAGTTCGACAGTCTCGATGCGCTGATCGAGCAGATGGAGCGTGACTGCGACCGGGCGAGAGAACTGCTCGCGTGA
- the lspA gene encoding signal peptidase II produces MNPVMKNRLIGCIVALVLFALDQWSKNYVTKTLGINEIGKSMELLPIFDLRFTRNFGVSLGMFEATSPEMRWGLVLVTGLIALVVTVWMLREKLLGDIIALSFILGGALGNIKDRYELGYVVDFADLHFGDFRPFLIFNVADAAITIGVVIVLARAFFMRDNDDKEVDDLMNTKAADAAESK; encoded by the coding sequence ATGAACCCGGTCATGAAGAACCGCCTGATCGGCTGCATCGTCGCGCTGGTGCTGTTCGCACTCGACCAGTGGTCGAAGAACTACGTCACCAAGACTCTCGGTATAAACGAGATCGGCAAATCGATGGAGCTGCTGCCGATCTTCGACCTGCGCTTCACCCGCAATTTCGGCGTCTCGCTCGGCATGTTCGAGGCGACCAGCCCGGAGATGCGCTGGGGCCTGGTGCTGGTGACGGGCCTGATCGCGCTGGTCGTGACGGTGTGGATGCTGCGCGAGAAGCTGCTCGGCGACATCATCGCGCTGTCCTTCATCCTCGGCGGGGCGCTGGGCAATATCAAGGATCGCTACGAACTCGGCTATGTGGTCGATTTCGCCGATCTGCATTTCGGGGATTTCCGCCCCTTCCTGATCTTCAATGTCGCCGATGCCGCCATTACCATCGGCGTCGTCATCGTCCTTGCGCGCGCCTTCTTCATGCGCGACAATGACGATAAGGAGGTCGACGACCTCATGAACACCAAGGCGGCCGATGCCGCGGAGAGCAAGTGA
- the gpmA gene encoding 2,3-diphosphoglycerate-dependent phosphoglycerate mutase — translation MSKLILVRHGQSEWNLANRFTGWWDVDLTEKGEEEAREAGELMKVKGVLPTTAFTSVQKRAIKTLNIALEACDRLWIPVTRDWHLNERHYGGLTGLNKQETRDRHGDEQVHIWRRSFDVPPPEMEQGSEFEMADDPRYAEIEVPRTESLKLTIERVLPYWQSAILPKLGEGETVIISAHGNSLRALVKHLSDISDEEITGLEIPTGQPIVYEFDGTQVAGERYYLKDG, via the coding sequence ATGTCCAAACTGATCCTAGTCCGCCATGGCCAGAGCGAGTGGAACCTTGCCAACCGCTTCACCGGTTGGTGGGACGTCGACCTGACCGAAAAGGGCGAAGAGGAAGCGCGCGAGGCGGGCGAGCTGATGAAGGTGAAGGGCGTGCTGCCGACCACCGCCTTCACAAGCGTGCAGAAGCGCGCGATCAAGACGCTCAACATCGCGCTGGAGGCCTGCGATCGGCTATGGATCCCCGTCACCCGTGACTGGCATCTGAACGAGCGGCATTACGGCGGGCTGACCGGCCTCAACAAGCAGGAAACCCGCGACCGGCATGGCGACGAGCAGGTGCATATCTGGCGCCGCAGCTTCGATGTGCCGCCGCCCGAAATGGAACAGGGCAGCGAATTCGAAATGGCAGACGATCCGCGCTATGCCGAGATCGAGGTGCCGCGCACCGAAAGCCTGAAGCTGACCATCGAGCGCGTGCTGCCCTATTGGCAAAGCGCGATCCTGCCCAAGCTGGGCGAGGGCGAGACGGTCATCATTTCGGCCCATGGCAACAGCCTGCGCGCGCTGGTGAAACACCTCTCCGACATTTCGGACGAAGAGATCACCGGCCTCGAAATCCCGACCGGTCAGCCGATCGTCTACGAATTTGACGGCACGCAGGTCGCGGGCGAGCGCTACTATCTGAAGGATGGCTAA
- the ileS gene encoding isoleucine--tRNA ligase, producing the protein MSEQRDYRDTVFLPKTDFPMKAGLPQKEPGIQSRWEDKQLYTQLREARIGREKFIFHDGPPYANGDMHIGHALNHVLKDMVCRTQNLLGKDAPYVPGWDCHGLPIEWKVEEQYRKKKLDKKAVPPAEFRAECRAYAQHWVDVQREQLKRLGVMADWDNPYLTMQFDSEATIVAELMKFAEAGNLYRGSKPVMWSPVEETALAEAEVEYEDIVSTQIDVAFEITESPIPELVGAHAVIWTTTPWTIPVNQALAYGEAIEYAHFMGADAKHYLVAITLLPEFLARSGLWPNVKEVRSGEDTGIDYTTYKGSDLAGTVARHPMHKLGGFYAKPRPFLPGDFVTTDSGTGLVHMSPDHGEDDFLLCREYGLEPQFAVMADGRYRDDWPWLGGDDDRRRAVINKTFNSPDGPICSDLREAGALLSASDDYEHSYPHSWRSKAKVIYRCTPQWFVPMDKELSGGGTLRERATQAIADTRFVPEKGRNRIGSMVEGRPDWVLSRQRAWGVPITLFVKTGTGEYLQDPAVNARVVEAVREQGVDAWDESRKAEFLGADHNPDDYEMVTDILDVWFDSGCTHAFVLESGRWPEMQWPADLYLEGSDQHRGWFQSSLLESCATRGRAPYNQILTHGFTMDAKGKKMSKSLGNTIDPLKVMEQYGADIIRLWALSVDYTEDHRIGDEILKGVADQYRKLRNTFRYLLGALDGFVGDMGDAGEVPELELYVLALLADLDGKLRKAVDEYDFNAYTRLLVDFCNEDLSAFFFDIRKDVLYCDGPDSTKRNAYRTVLDLLFHALVRYAAPVLVFTAEEVWSTRYPDGGSVHLLEWPQVPGVTADGAKWAKLRDLREDVMEAIEPLRREKVIRSGLEADVTVPADAVPEGFTDEDLAELFITASVTRGQGDAVTVSRTDENKCGRCWRLLPSVAEDGALCDRCEDVVARQDAAA; encoded by the coding sequence ATGTCCGAACAGCGCGATTATAGAGACACGGTCTTCCTGCCCAAGACCGATTTTCCCATGAAGGCCGGCCTGCCGCAGAAGGAGCCGGGTATCCAGTCGCGCTGGGAGGACAAGCAGCTCTACACCCAGCTGCGCGAGGCCCGCATCGGCCGCGAAAAGTTCATCTTCCACGACGGCCCGCCCTACGCCAATGGCGACATGCATATCGGCCATGCGCTGAACCATGTGCTGAAGGACATGGTCTGCCGCACGCAGAACCTGCTCGGCAAGGATGCGCCCTATGTGCCCGGCTGGGATTGCCACGGCCTGCCGATCGAATGGAAGGTCGAGGAGCAGTATCGCAAGAAGAAGCTCGACAAGAAGGCCGTTCCTCCGGCGGAATTCCGCGCCGAATGCCGCGCCTATGCGCAGCACTGGGTCGATGTGCAGCGCGAGCAATTGAAGCGCCTCGGCGTGATGGCGGACTGGGACAATCCCTATCTCACCATGCAGTTCGACAGCGAGGCGACCATCGTGGCCGAGCTGATGAAGTTCGCCGAAGCGGGCAATCTCTATCGCGGCTCGAAGCCGGTGATGTGGAGCCCGGTCGAGGAAACCGCGCTGGCCGAGGCGGAGGTGGAGTACGAGGACATCGTCTCGACCCAGATCGACGTGGCGTTCGAGATCACGGAGAGCCCGATTCCGGAGCTGGTCGGCGCGCATGCGGTGATCTGGACGACGACGCCGTGGACGATTCCGGTGAACCAGGCTTTGGCGTATGGCGAGGCGATCGAATACGCTCATTTTATGGGCGCAGACGCTAAACATTACTTGGTCGCAATAACCTTGCTTCCCGAATTTCTTGCGCGCTCAGGCCTATGGCCAAACGTGAAGGAGGTTCGCTCTGGCGAGGATACTGGGATCGACTACACAACTTATAAAGGCTCCGACCTCGCCGGAACCGTCGCGCGCCACCCAATGCACAAACTCGGCGGGTTCTACGCCAAGCCCCGCCCTTTCCTGCCGGGCGATTTCGTCACTACCGATAGCGGCACGGGCCTCGTCCATATGTCGCCCGACCATGGCGAGGACGACTTCCTGCTGTGCCGCGAATACGGGCTGGAGCCGCAATTCGCGGTCATGGCCGACGGGCGCTATCGCGACGACTGGCCGTGGCTGGGCGGGGACGACGATCGCCGCCGCGCGGTGATCAACAAGACGTTCAACTCGCCCGACGGCCCGATCTGCTCCGACCTGCGCGAAGCGGGCGCACTGCTTTCGGCAAGCGACGACTACGAACACTCCTACCCGCACAGCTGGCGCTCCAAGGCCAAGGTCATCTACCGCTGCACGCCGCAGTGGTTCGTGCCGATGGACAAGGAGCTGAGCGGCGGCGGCACGCTGCGCGAGCGCGCGACACAGGCCATCGCCGACACGCGCTTCGTGCCGGAGAAGGGCCGCAACCGCATCGGCAGTATGGTCGAAGGCCGCCCGGACTGGGTGCTCTCCCGCCAGCGCGCCTGGGGCGTGCCGATTACGCTGTTCGTGAAGACCGGCACCGGCGAGTATCTGCAGGACCCCGCCGTCAACGCGCGCGTCGTCGAGGCGGTGCGCGAGCAGGGTGTCGATGCCTGGGACGAAAGCCGCAAGGCCGAATTCCTCGGGGCCGACCACAATCCCGACGATTACGAGATGGTCACCGACATTCTCGACGTCTGGTTCGATTCGGGATGCACCCATGCTTTCGTGCTCGAAAGCGGGCGCTGGCCGGAAATGCAGTGGCCGGCGGACCTCTATCTCGAAGGCAGCGACCAGCATCGCGGCTGGTTCCAGTCTTCCCTGCTGGAAAGCTGCGCCACCCGCGGCCGCGCGCCCTATAACCAGATCCTGACCCACGGCTTCACCATGGATGCCAAGGGCAAGAAGATGTCAAAGAGCCTCGGCAACACCATCGATCCGCTGAAGGTCATGGAGCAATACGGCGCGGACATCATCCGCCTGTGGGCGCTCTCCGTCGACTATACCGAGGATCACCGCATCGGCGACGAGATCCTGAAGGGCGTCGCCGACCAGTATCGCAAGCTGCGCAACACCTTCCGCTATTTGCTGGGCGCGCTCGACGGCTTCGTCGGCGACATGGGCGATGCGGGCGAAGTGCCGGAGCTGGAACTCTATGTGCTCGCCCTGCTGGCTGATCTGGACGGCAAGCTGCGCAAGGCGGTCGATGAGTACGACTTCAATGCCTATACGCGCCTGCTGGTCGATTTCTGCAACGAGGACCTGTCGGCCTTCTTCTTCGATATCCGCAAGGACGTGCTCTATTGCGACGGGCCGGACAGCACGAAGCGCAATGCCTATCGCACCGTGCTCGACCTGCTGTTCCACGCGCTGGTCCGCTATGCGGCGCCGGTGCTGGTCTTCACGGCGGAAGAGGTTTGGAGCACACGCTACCCCGATGGCGGAAGTGTTCACCTGCTCGAGTGGCCGCAAGTCCCGGGTGTGACTGCCGACGGCGCGAAATGGGCCAAGCTGCGCGACCTGCGCGAAGACGTGATGGAAGCGATCGAACCGCTGCGCCGCGAGAAGGTGATCCGCTCCGGCCTCGAAGCCGATGTGACCGTGCCCGCCGATGCGGTGCCCGAAGGTTTCACTGACGAGGATCTCGCCGAATTGTTCATCACCGCGTCAGTCACGCGGGGGCAGGGCGACGCGGTGACCGTGAGCCGGACAGACGAAAACAAATGCGGGCGCTGCTGGCGCCTGCTGCCGAGCGTGGCCGAGGACGGCGCACTGTGCGACCGCTGCGAGGACGTCGTCGCCCGGCAGGACGCAGCCGCATGA
- a CDS encoding dihydrofolate reductase, with amino-acid sequence MSLFCIYARAANGAIGKDGRLPWHLPADLKRFKALTMGPDKQGLPMIMGRKTFESLPGLLPGRRHIVLTRRERWDSTGAEVVRSVEEALAVAGETDIAVIGGAAIFDVFLPQAERVELTQIHQEFDGDVFMQPLGPEWEIAGRQDFEAEGDVPAYSFLTYERVGESAV; translated from the coding sequence ATGAGCCTGTTCTGCATCTACGCCCGCGCCGCCAATGGCGCGATCGGCAAGGACGGCCGCCTGCCATGGCACCTGCCTGCCGACCTCAAGCGCTTCAAGGCGCTGACGATGGGGCCGGACAAGCAGGGCCTGCCGATGATCATGGGCCGCAAGACCTTCGAGAGCCTGCCCGGCCTGCTTCCCGGCCGTCGCCATATCGTGCTGACCCGGCGCGAGCGGTGGGATTCGACCGGCGCGGAAGTCGTCCGCTCGGTCGAGGAAGCGCTTGCCGTCGCAGGCGAGACCGACATCGCGGTCATCGGCGGCGCGGCAATTTTCGATGTCTTCCTGCCGCAGGCGGAGCGGGTCGAGCTGACGCAGATCCACCAGGAATTCGACGGCGACGTCTTCATGCAGCCGCTCGGCCCCGAATGGGAAATCGCCGGACGGCAGGATTTCGAAGCCGAGGGCGACGTGCCGGCCTATTCCTTCCTCACCTACGAACGCGTCGGCGAAAGCGCGGTATGA
- a CDS encoding glycerophosphodiester phosphodiesterase family protein — protein MKRWLKILGLAGAVLFLVLTVVNASWLAPEPKGAAKIIAHRGIYQQYDKTGLGRDDCTATRIEQPVHDYLENTTRSIARTAKLGATLVEVDIAPTSDGEMVVFHDWTVDCRTEASGDTRDFTLAELKALDAGYGYTADGGETFPFRGQGVGAIPSLEEAMQASGRAQLLYNFKSKNPAEADLLAAKMKTADRDTGPRGDAFYGAQAPVDRIRTHFPDAWAFSLEEGEQCSRDYLLLGWSGYVPDSCRNGTAFVPLDYQWAFWGWPNRMIARMESVGAHIVVLGPQGEGRPRGLDLPEQLGEIPASFNGYIMGDDSLAVIPALIQRFDDRTPEEFERLQAGLERRRARRGD, from the coding sequence GTGAAGCGCTGGCTCAAGATTCTCGGCCTGGCGGGCGCGGTGCTGTTCCTCGTCCTGACCGTAGTCAATGCCAGCTGGCTTGCGCCCGAACCCAAGGGCGCGGCCAAGATCATCGCCCATCGCGGAATCTACCAGCAATACGACAAGACCGGGCTGGGCCGCGACGATTGCACGGCCACGCGGATCGAGCAACCGGTCCACGATTACTTGGAGAACACCACCCGCTCGATTGCCCGCACGGCGAAGCTGGGTGCCACTCTGGTAGAGGTCGATATCGCGCCGACCAGCGATGGCGAAATGGTGGTGTTCCACGACTGGACCGTCGATTGCCGGACAGAGGCGAGCGGCGACACGCGGGACTTTACGCTGGCAGAGCTGAAAGCGCTCGACGCGGGCTATGGCTACACTGCCGACGGCGGCGAGACTTTCCCGTTCCGTGGGCAGGGCGTGGGCGCGATTCCCTCGCTCGAGGAAGCGATGCAGGCATCTGGCCGGGCGCAGTTGCTCTACAATTTCAAGAGCAAGAACCCAGCGGAGGCCGACCTGCTGGCGGCGAAGATGAAAACGGCCGATCGCGACACCGGCCCGCGCGGCGACGCGTTTTACGGTGCGCAAGCGCCGGTGGACCGCATCCGCACGCATTTCCCCGATGCCTGGGCCTTCTCGCTGGAGGAGGGCGAGCAATGCTCGCGCGATTACCTTCTGCTCGGCTGGAGCGGCTATGTACCCGACAGCTGCCGCAACGGCACCGCCTTCGTACCGCTGGACTACCAATGGGCGTTCTGGGGCTGGCCCAACCGCATGATCGCACGCATGGAATCGGTCGGCGCGCACATCGTGGTGCTCGGACCGCAGGGCGAAGGTCGCCCGCGCGGGCTCGACCTGCCCGAACAGCTCGGCGAAATCCCGGCCAGCTTCAACGGCTATATCATGGGCGACGACAGCCTCGCGGTGATCCCCGCCCTGATCCAGCGCTTCGACGACCGCACGCCAGAGGAATTCGAGCGCTTGCAGGCCGGGCTGGAGCGCAGGCGGGCGCGGCGGGGCGATTGA
- a CDS encoding 5-(carboxyamino)imidazole ribonucleotide synthase, with protein MLKRGGTIGILGGGQLGRMMAMSAVQLGYRCIAYAPDGDTVAADVCDDVFTNRWDDTAALAAFAAKCDVVTWEFENVPIATAVAMPGGRIFPHPRALETAQDRLNEKRFVEGLGGKPAAYARVDSPGELMAAVDRLGAPGILKTRRDGYDGKGQWRIGSSRDADALRLPDAPLIYEGFVEFGAEFSVILVRGQDGEIRFWDSTRNVHEDGILSASLWPAGELVDAQVVEARRLAGEVADALKYVGVLTCEFFATHEGPIFNEMAPRVHNSGHWTIEGAATSQFENHIRAVAGLPLGDTATTAAGVEMRNILGGEIEGAHAFLADADSHLHDYGKREVREGRKMGHLTRLTRA; from the coding sequence ATGCTGAAGCGCGGGGGCACGATCGGTATTCTCGGCGGCGGCCAGCTCGGCCGGATGATGGCGATGAGCGCCGTCCAGCTCGGCTATCGCTGCATTGCTTACGCACCCGACGGCGACACCGTGGCGGCGGACGTCTGCGACGATGTGTTCACCAATCGCTGGGACGATACCGCCGCGCTCGCCGCCTTCGCCGCCAAATGCGATGTCGTGACGTGGGAGTTCGAGAATGTCCCTATCGCCACCGCCGTGGCGATGCCGGGGGGCCGCATCTTCCCGCATCCGCGCGCGCTGGAAACGGCGCAGGACCGGCTGAACGAGAAGCGCTTCGTCGAGGGTCTCGGCGGGAAGCCCGCAGCCTACGCCCGCGTCGATTCGCCCGGCGAACTGATGGCGGCGGTTGATCGCCTCGGTGCGCCCGGCATCCTCAAGACCCGGCGCGACGGATACGACGGCAAGGGCCAGTGGCGCATCGGATCGAGCCGCGATGCGGACGCGCTGCGCCTGCCCGACGCTCCGCTGATCTACGAAGGCTTCGTCGAATTCGGGGCGGAGTTCTCCGTTATCCTCGTCCGCGGGCAAGATGGCGAAATCCGCTTCTGGGACAGCACGCGCAACGTGCATGAGGACGGTATATTGTCGGCCTCGCTCTGGCCGGCGGGCGAGCTGGTCGATGCGCAGGTCGTCGAAGCCCGGCGGCTGGCGGGCGAAGTCGCCGATGCGCTGAAATATGTCGGCGTGCTGACCTGCGAATTCTTCGCCACGCATGAAGGGCCGATCTTCAACGAGATGGCCCCCCGAGTGCACAATTCGGGCCACTGGACGATCGAGGGCGCGGCCACCAGCCAATTTGAGAATCACATCCGCGCCGTCGCAGGCCTGCCGCTCGGCGATACCGCCACCACCGCGGCGGGCGTGGAGATGCGCAATATCCTCGGCGGCGAGATCGAGGGTGCGCACGCCTTCCTCGCCGATGCCGACAGCCATCTGCACGATTACGGCAAGCGCGAGGTGCGCGAAGGGCGCAAGATGGGCCATCTGACACGTCTGACGCGCGCATGA
- the purE gene encoding 5-(carboxyamino)imidazole ribonucleotide mutase — MAAPSSPKVAIVMGSQSDWDTMRCAADVLEELKVESDVRIVSAHRTPDRMYDFAKGAAEAGFEVIIAGAGGAAHLPGMIAALTHVPVLGVPVQSKALSGQDSLLSIVQMPAGVPVGTLAIGQAGATNAGLLAAAILANHDAALSQRLQDWRAARSAAVTERPVD, encoded by the coding sequence ATGGCTGCCCCAAGTTCGCCGAAAGTCGCGATAGTCATGGGTAGCCAGTCCGACTGGGACACCATGCGCTGCGCTGCCGATGTGCTCGAAGAGCTCAAGGTCGAGAGCGATGTGCGGATCGTCTCGGCGCACCGGACGCCCGACCGCATGTATGATTTCGCCAAGGGCGCGGCCGAGGCCGGGTTCGAGGTCATCATCGCCGGTGCAGGCGGCGCGGCGCATCTGCCGGGCATGATCGCGGCGCTGACGCATGTGCCGGTGCTGGGCGTGCCGGTGCAATCGAAAGCACTGTCGGGGCAGGACAGCCTACTCTCCATCGTGCAGATGCCTGCCGGGGTTCCGGTGGGCACGCTCGCTATCGGACAGGCGGGCGCGACCAATGCGGGCCTGCTCGCAGCCGCGATCCTCGCAAACCACGACGCCGCCCTCTCCCAGCGCTTGCAGGATTGGCGCGCAGCGCGCAGCGCAGCCGTGACCGAGCGGCCGGTCGACTGA